In Barnesiella propionica, a genomic segment contains:
- a CDS encoding glycosyltransferase family 2 protein: protein MEKYLHRCVDSIINQTYENLEIILVDDGSKDLSPAICDEYASKDSRIKVIHKKNGGQGDARNCGIEQATGDYLGFIDSDDYVRPHMFETLLSLCVENNAQIAICEMYKDENELKPDFAPQIKVLNKEEFYPLLLEDLISSHPCNKLFRADLFKGIRFPLRNSVDDMMIMPAIFDKCHEIVCTNEPLYFYYIGRADSVSNNRKTIHINSYERSVAFMERYVLAKERGLLEADVILKKAVSFSVGTLGLLLERKNENWEKEINMILTFLKKNSQEIYTNQKIDIARKFAVWILLNMPGQYKWFLKIYKLFF, encoded by the coding sequence ATGGAGAAATATCTTCACAGGTGTGTAGATAGTATTATTAACCAGACATATGAAAATTTGGAGATAATTTTGGTAGATGATGGTTCTAAAGATTTATCTCCGGCTATATGTGATGAATATGCAAGTAAAGATAGCAGAATAAAAGTTATTCATAAAAAAAATGGAGGACAAGGAGATGCCCGTAATTGTGGAATAGAGCAGGCTACAGGTGATTATTTAGGTTTTATAGACAGTGATGATTACGTTCGTCCTCATATGTTTGAAACGTTATTATCATTATGCGTTGAAAATAATGCACAAATTGCTATTTGTGAAATGTATAAGGATGAAAATGAGCTGAAACCAGACTTTGCTCCTCAAATAAAAGTTTTGAATAAAGAAGAATTTTATCCACTATTGCTGGAAGATTTAATTTCGTCGCATCCGTGCAATAAATTGTTTAGGGCCGATTTATTTAAAGGTATTCGTTTCCCTCTGAGAAATAGTGTAGATGATATGATGATTATGCCTGCTATTTTTGATAAATGTCATGAAATAGTGTGTACGAACGAGCCTTTATATTTTTATTACATAGGAAGGGCTGATAGTGTTTCAAATAACAGGAAAACGATTCATATTAATTCTTATGAGAGAAGTGTTGCTTTTATGGAGCGTTATGTCTTGGCAAAGGAGAGAGGTCTTTTGGAAGCTGATGTTATATTAAAAAAAGCTGTATCTTTTTCCGTTGGAACATTGGGATTGCTGTTAGAACGGAAAAATGAAAATTGGGAAAAAGAAATTAATATGATTCTGACATTTCTTAAAAAAAATAGTCAGGAAATATATACGAATCAAAAGATCGATATTGCCCGTAAATTCGCTGTATGGATATTGTTGAATATGCCGGGACAATATAAATGGTTTCTTAAAATTTATAAGTTATTTTTCTAA
- a CDS encoding UDP-N-acetylglucosamine 2-epimerase, translated as MKKLKVVTVVGTRPEIIRLACVLQKLDKSPAIDHVLVHTGQNYDYELNELFFEDLGLRKPDHFLNAAGANATATAGQILINIDPILEQEHPDAFLVLGDTNSCLCAIAAKKRHIPIFHMEAGNRCFDQ; from the coding sequence ATGAAAAAATTAAAAGTAGTAACCGTAGTAGGCACGCGTCCCGAGATCATCCGTTTAGCCTGCGTACTTCAAAAATTAGATAAAAGCCCCGCGATCGACCATGTCCTGGTGCACACTGGCCAGAATTACGATTACGAACTCAACGAACTCTTCTTCGAAGACCTCGGTCTGCGCAAGCCCGACCATTTCCTCAATGCCGCCGGAGCCAATGCCACCGCCACCGCGGGCCAAATCCTGATCAACATAGACCCTATCCTCGAGCAAGAACACCCCGATGCCTTCCTGGTTCTGGGCGATACCAACTCCTGCCTTTGCGCCATAGCCGCCAAAAAGCGCCACATCCCCATCTTCCACATGGAAGCCGGTAACCGTTGCTTCGACCAG